Below is a window of Hydrogenimonas sp. DNA.
AGCTTCGGAGAGAGTTTCGACAAGACCGCCAAGATGATGGGGCTGGGATACCCGGGCGGCCCTCTCGTCGAAGCGCTTGCGGCAAAGGGAGATCCGAACAGATTCAAAATGCCGATTCCGCTGCGCCACTCGCCGAAAATCGCCTTCAGCTACTCCGGCATCAAAAATGCGGTGCGGCTTCTAGTCGAAGAGCACTCACCTCTCGATGAGCGGACCAAAGCCGATATAGCCGCCGCTTTTCAGAGAGCCGCCATTGAACATCTGCTGCAGAAGTGCAGAAAGATATTCAAAGAGCTTCGGCCCGATGATTTCGCGATAGTCGGAGGAGCCAGCGCCAACATGGCTGTAAGGGAGGCCTTTTTGAACCTCTGCGGCGAGTTCGGTGCAAACCTGCACCTCGCCGAGCTCAAATACTGCTCCGACAATGCGGCTATGGTGGGGCGGTATGCCCTGGATGCCTTCGAAAGAGAGATCTTCGCGGATGCGATGACCATAGGCGTTTCACCCCGGAACGGATCCTTCTGAACCCCCGTTTTGCCGAGACTGAAAGTTTACGTAACCCTTAAAATTAAATATTTTTAATTAAGACTATTTTTATCCCATTTATGTACAATTACGTCAGACGCATTGAAAGAGGTGCCGAAACGCTCTCTTGGCAATGCGAAATATATAAAAAAAGGAAAACCTAATGGCAACTACAAAGCTTAAAGGTAACGAAGTAAAACTGGCCGGCAACGAAGTAAATGTAGGAGATAAAGCTCCCGAGGTAACGGTAGTAAACGCAGAAGGGCTCGCCGACAAGAAAGTAGGCGGCGCTCAGGATAAGGTTCAACTGCTCGTAGTGGTACCTTCACTCGATACTCCGGTATGTGCCGCTGAGACCCGCAAGTTCAACGAGAAGGCTGCAGAGATCGAGGGAGTGGACACTACCGTGATCTCCATGGACCTTCCGTTTGCGGCCGGACGCTTCTGCTCTGCCGAGGGAATCGAAAACCTGACAGTCGCTTCCGACTTCAGAAACAAAGATTTCGCAAACGCCTACGGCGTACTTATCGCAGAGGGTCCGCTTGCGGGCGTAACCTGCCGCGCGATCTTCGTAGTGGACAGAGACGGAAAGATCACATACAAGCAGATCGTTCCTGAGATCACGGAAGAGCCTGAGTATGAAGAGGCTCTCGAAGCTGCCAAGGCCGCTGCAGCAAAGTAAGCGGCGCCGCTGCTGCACTTGGGGGAGTGCAAGTTGCAGGCGTTACACCTTCTGTGTAACGCCGCCCCTGTGCTTCGACTTCGAAGCTGAAGAGATTTGACGAAGTATCTTCGAATCTCGGAATCTTCGATTTCGAAGCTTTAGGGGGTTGTAGGGGCTTCAGTCCCTGCCGTTTTGCGGGCTTTGTTTCGCAAAATGAGTACCATAAATGTAAGTTAGCTACTTTCTGGAAGGAGGGCCGGTGCCCTCCTTTTTTTACCCTAATCTCGAAATAGAATAGTTTGAAATAGTTGCGATGCTTGTGGTCAGGCGGTTTAGGGAAAATTTGAGGCGCACTGGTCAGGTGCGTCGATGATTTTCCCGAAAGTGCATGGCCGCAATGATCGTGACAAGTTCCACTATTTCTATTTCGAGATTAGGGTTTTATGCCCGCTTTTTTCCGAAAACCTTGAAAAGCTCCACTCTTGAAGAGTCGATAATCTTTTTAATCTCTTCGGCGCTCACTTTTCCGCTTCTTATCAACCCTTTTTTGATGCCGTCGGCTATGAGCAGCAGAAGTTTTGCGGTCGGAATCTTCTCTTTGGATGCGGCCTCTTTTATGTCGTCGAGATCCTCTTTTATATATTGCAGGATTTTGAGGTTTATCTCCAGAGACTCTTTCGCGATCTTCTCGATCTGTTCGGCGATCTTTTCGCTGATATCTATCTGCCCGTCAGCCAACTTCTGGCATCCTCCCTGCTGCGGAAAAATTTCGCTTTTCCGGAGATGAGCCACCCGGCCATTTTTGTGAAGAGCTCCTCCCACTTTTTATCTCCGACGACCGCCATCTTGTTGATATCTTTTCTGATCTCGAGGCCGAATTTGAAGTCGTCCCACGCCGCTTCGAGCGTCCACCCCTCGAACCTGCTCATATCGACAAGAATATTCAGGCTTCTCGGCGGCAGGTTTTTTACGGCACTCTCTATGAAGGGAACGAACGTTTCGTAATCCTCATGGGTCAGTTTGCCGACAAGTGTGAACTCTACATATACTTCGCCGTCGGCCTGTGTAAGCTCTATGAAAACCCCGGAAGTCTTTATCTGCATAAATCAACCCCTTTCTGCCGGTCTCTCCGGCCGTGAAATTTCGGGTGTCGCATCCTCTTCCCCATATTTGGGCAGGAGAGAGCTTCGACTTGATAACGGTACATGGCTGTGTCGCTACCGTCTGCCTCTTTCGCAATCTTTATGCTTTACCACGCATCTAGATTGCCCCGGTGCCGGCCCGGACAATTTTCCGGGTTGCGACAGGTTATCTATCCTCTTTGATTGTACCACGGTTTGCCGCAACATTCAAACTATTTTCAGTTCCAGCTGAAGATCGATGCCGAATCTCTTCCGCACTTCGGAGCGGGCCATCTCTATCAGGGTCATGGCTTCATCGAAGCTGCCGTTGCCGAGATTTACGAGGAAGTTCGCGTGTTGCGCGCTCCAGGCCATATCTCCGACCCGTCGGCCTTTGAGACCGACCGCCTCTATAAGCCTTCCGGCATAGTCGCCGGGAGGGTTCTTGAATGCGCTTCCGGCGCTCGGCTCTACGGGCTGGCCTCTTCTGAGCCGGAGCAGATCTTCCGCGAGAGCACTGTCGAATCCGCTCTCTGTTTTGAAAAGGGCCTCAAGTGCGACTCCGGGAAGGTTGGCGAAGCGGTAGCCGTGCTCTATCCGCTCTTTTTCGAACCTTCCTTTGTCGGTCGTCACCTCTATCAGCCGGTTGAAAGTTTCGTACGACTTGACTCCCGCGTTCATAGCCAGCGCTCCTCCCAGGGTTCCGGGAAGCTTCGCCAGATACTCGAACCCCCCGATATCGTGCTTTTTGCAGAAGGAGAGTATCTTCCCGGTCGGGGTGGCCGCACCTATGGCGAGCCCTCTCTCCTCCGGCCGTATGTAGTCGAAATCTTTTCCGAGCATCATGAGCGGCGGCGGGGCGGGGGAGACCAGGAGATTGTTGGCGTGTCCGATGAGCATGCGGCCCCCGGGAATTTCATCCCCCTTTTCAAGGACCAATACATCGGCAACGGGCCCGATCTTTATGCTGGAGAATTTGGAAAAGTCGACTCTTCGGCTCTTCAAAAAGCGAAGTCCTTTATCATATCGAAAAGTCTTGTGGTGAAGTCGATCATCGTATTCATCATCCACGGCATCGTAATGATCATGACGAGTGCGACGACGATGATCTTGGGAATGAAACTGAGCGTCATCTCGTTTATCTGTGTCGTCGCCTGGAATATGCTTATGGCCAGACCGGCGATGAGCCCGGCCAGCAGCATAGGCAGCGAGAGAATCAGGGCGACTTTGAGCGTCTCCACGCCAAGCGCTATGAACTGCGCCTCCACGGCTACCTGCCCCTTCTTTTCATGAGTATCTCGCCTCTCTGTATTCGTGTGGAATCATGAAGTCGGCAGCCTCTATCGGGCACTCGTAGAATCCGTGCTCGTAACCGATCTTAAAGAGCCTGTCGAGAGCCTCGATCTGTCTCTCGTCCATCGTGACGGAGCGGTCGTTGGCGTAGAGATCGAGATAGTTGTCGAGCGTCTCGGCATCTATGCGCACCAGATTTCTCTCCAGGAGCATTTTCGCCAGAATGGCGCGGTGTCTGTTGGCTACATCCACCGCCTTTATGAGGGCATCTTCGATCTCTATGGCGCGGGTAAGGGGGATGGAGCGCCTAAGCGCCATGCCGCCCAGCGGCAGAGGCAGCTCCTCTTTGGCCAGGTCGAGCCAGATATCCCACAACTCCCGCTCGACTTCGAGACTGTCATCGAAGTCGAGGATGCTCTCGTGTATGAGTACTCCCGCGTCAACCTCTCCGGAGAGTACCGCATCTTCGATCTCGAGAAAGTTTTTGTAGACGATCCGCGCTTCGGGGTATGCGATTTTGAAGAGCATCGCGTTTGTGGTGTGTCGGCCGCTCAGAGCCACTCTGAAGTTGCGGCGGAGCCGTTTCCCTTTGGGCTTTATCAGCTTCGGTCCGTACCCCTCCCCGAAGCTGACGGCGGTTCTGAGCAGTGCGTAGTCGTCGCGTATTCTCGGGTATATGGCGAAGCTGACGGCACTCACTTCGTAGCTCCCTTCGAGTGCCGCTTCGTTGAGGGTCTCTATATCGAGCGCCTTGTTCTCGAAGGGTGCCGGCGTAGATATCCAGCCGAACTTGACGGCGTAGTACATGAAGATGTCGTCGGCATCCGGAGAGTGGGCTATCTTTATCGTGCCGGGGGTCAATTCTCTTTGCTGCTCACTGCTCAATGCTTCTGCTCGCTTTCTCTTTTTGGTTGATTTTATCGAAATAGTGATAAAATATCTCTAATTTTCATTTCACGTGAGGTATTTATGGATATTGATCCCAACAAACAGAAAGCTCTGGATGTCGCGATAAAGCAGATAGACAAGGCGTTCGGCAAAGGTGCGCTGGTCCGTCTGGGCGACAAGGAGATCGAGCCTATCGAAGCGATCAGCACCGGTTCGCTCGGGCTCGATATGGCACTGGGTATCGGAGGCGTTCCCAGGGGACGGATTATAGAGATATACGGCCCCGAGAGCTCGGGAAAGACCACACTCGCCCTGCAGATCATCTCCGAGGCGCAGAAAAAGGGGAGTATCTGCGCTTTTATCGATGCGGAACACGCTCTGGACGTGCGCTATGCGAAGAACCTCGGGGTGGATGTCGAGAACCTGCTTGTCAGCCAGCCCGACTTCGGTGAGCAGGCGCTCGATATCGTAGAGACGGTTGCGCGCAGCGGTGCGGTGGATGTCATAGTCGTCGACTCCGTGGCCGCCCTGACGCCGAAGGCCGAGATAGAGGGCGATATGGGGGATACCCATGTGGGGCTTCAGGCGCGGCTCATGAGCCAGGCGCTCCGCAAGCTCACCGGGATTCTGCACAAGATGGAGACCACTGTCATCTTCATCAACCAGATCCGTATGAAGATAGGGACGATGGGTTATGGAAGCCCCGAAACGACGACGGGCGGAAACGCCCTGAAATTCTACGCCTCCGTACGTGTGGACGTGAGAAGAATCGCCACCCTGAAGCAGGGCGACAACCAGATAGGAAACCGCGTCAAGGCGAAGGTGGTCAAAAACAAAGTCGCTCCGCCGTTCAGGATAGCCGAGTTCGATATCATGTTCGGCGAGGGTATCAGCAAAGAGGGGGAGATAATAGACTACGGCGTGAAGCTGGATATCGTCGACAAGAGCGGAGCATGGTTCAGCTACAAGGAGACGAAGCTCGGACAGGGACGCGAGAATGCGAAGCAGACCCTGAAAGATAACCCGGAGCTCGCGGCGGAGATCGAAGAGGAGATCAAGCAGGCTCTGGGAATCGGAAGCAAGATGCTCGAAATGAGCGAAGAAGAGATCAAATCAGCAGGAGAGGAGTGATTCAGATGGTTTTTATCGACGATATCAGAGCAGACGAGGTGATGGACAGCCGAGGCAATCCGACGGTGCGGGCCACGGTTCGTCTCAGCGACGGAAGTGTTGCGGATGCGATAGTTCCGAGCGGGGCGAGCACCGGAAAGCGCGAGGCGCTGGAGCTGCGTGACGGTGGAGAGCGCTATATGGGCAAAGGTGTGTTGACGGCATGTGAAAACGTCAATATAAAGATAGCCGACGAGCTGATAGGGATGAGCCCCTACAACCAGAGCGAGATAGACGCGATCATGAAAGAGATCGACGGTACCGACAACTATGGCAATATAGGGGCCAATGCGGTACTCGGCGTCTCCATGGCTACGGCGCGTGCTGCGGCAGCGAGCCTCAAGATGCCTCTTTACCGCTATCTGGGCGGTGCAAACGCACTTGTGATGCCTACACCTATGCTCAACATTATAAACGGCGGGAGCCATGCCGACAACAGTGTCGACTTTCAGGAGTATATGATTATGCCGGTCGGCTTCGACGAGTTCTCCGAAGCGCTGCGCGCAAGCTCCGAAGTCTACCACAACCTGAAGAAGATACTCTCCGAGATGGGCCACTCCACGGCTCTCGGCGACGAAGGCGGGTTCGCTCCGAATCTCAGCAGCAACGAAGAGCCTATAGAGGTAATCATGAAAGCTATCGAGAAGGCCGGATACAGGGCCGGAGAGCAGATAGCGATAGCCCTTGACGTAGCGAGCAGCGAGCTTGTGGCTGACGGCGGTTACAGACTGGAGAGCGAGAACAGGACTTTGAGCAGCGAAGAGCTGGTCGGCTATTATGAAGAGCTTGTGCAGAGGTATCCTATCGTAAGCATAGAGGACGGCCTCAGCGAAGATGACTGGGACGGGTGGAGAGTGCTTACCGACCGTCTCGGCTCGAAGATACAGCTTGTAGGGGACGACCTTTTCGTCACAAATGCATCGATTCTGGCTGAGGGTATAGAAAAAGGTGTCGCGAACTCCATCCTGATCAAGCCCAACCAGATCGGTTCCGTCAGTGAAACGATGCAGACCGTCCGTCTTGCGCAGCGCAACGGATACACCTGTGTAATGAGCCACAGAAGCGGCGAGAGCGAAGATGCGTTCATAGCAGATTTCGCCGTGGCGCTCGGAACTGGTCAGATCAAGACAGGCTCCACCGCAAGGAGCGAGAGAATCGCGAAATATAACCGGCTGCTCGCCATAGAGCGCGAGCTAGGCTACTTCGAGTATCTCGGCAAAGAGCTCTTCGGCTGATGGAAAAGGTCGATCTGCCTGAACGAAAAAGCGCCGTACCCTCGGCACTCTTCGGTCTCCCTCTCGGGCGGATCGCCATTGCGATCGCTGCGGTAGTCGCGCTGGGAATATATGTCGGCATCCTTCTGTTCGGACCAAACTCTCTAACGGTTCTGCTCGGTCTCGAAGAGCAGAGATCGGTCTATGAGAGGCATATAAAGAGCCTCAAAGCCGAAAACGCGGCTCTACAGAAGGAGTATTTCGAACTCAAGCAGCTGGAGCCGGACCAATGAGATACACCCTCTTTTTGACCATCTTTTCGATTGTTACACTTCTGTATGCGCGTGAGAACCCGTTCAAACGGGTAATAGACAATACGGTGCTTCCTCTCGCCTCCAACGAAGTCAAAAAGGCTCCACCCTTCAAATCCTCGAAGATCTCCCTTCCGAACGACGCCAGGGTTTTGACTTCCGTCGTCATCTACTACCAGTCGCTAGACGGCTCCATAAAGAAGCTGGTGACACCGGTAGACCGCTCGATAGATTGGCACAAGCCCATCTATATATCCCAGAGTTTCAAGAGCGTTTCACCTGCCGGCTCAAAAAAAGCGGAGAGAGCCGTAAAGCGGCACAAAAAGAGAGAGGAGCGAAAGGGCCCCTCCAGGGAGAGCGGCAAGCTCTTCAAGCCCCTGCCGTTTCTCTCCCTGGAGGTAGGTGAAAAGAGTGTGAAGATTGTGACAAAAGATAGGAAGATCAGAAGTTTCCATCTCAGCCGCCCCTTCAAGATCGCGCTCGATTTCAAGAGAAGAGCAGGTTTTCTGACAAAGCGGATATCGCTCTCGAAGCCCCCGTTCAAAGCGATAGAGATAGGAAACCACGACGGTTACTACCGCGTCGTTCTGACCCTCGATGCACCCTATAGATACAGAGTAGTCGAAAGCGGAGATGGGTATATCGTCAAGCTGCCCTGAAAATATCGTTCTGATCGGCTTTATGGGCAGCGGCAAGAGCACGGTGGGGCGTCTGCTCGCCCGCAGAAGCGGCCGCTACTTTCTCGATGCGGATGCACTGATCGAGTCGCAGCAGGGGCGGCCGATACCGGAGATTTTCGCGAAAGAGGGTGAGGGGTTTTTCAGGGCCCTGGAGCGCGAGAGTGCCGAATGGATGGCCGAATGTGTCAGGGGAACGGTGATCTCTACCGGAGGCGGGATGCCTATAGTAACGAAACGGCTCAGGGATATAGGGAGAGTCGTCTACCTGAAGATAGCGTTCGAAAAGATTCTTGAGCGTATTCCGCATTCGGAGCTGCAGAAGCGGCCGCTTTTTTCGGAGAGGAAGAGTGCGGAGGCTCTGTTTATGGAGCGTGAAAAGATATACGGGGAGCTCGCCGAAATTGTCGTGGATGCCTCGGCCCCGCCTGAGGCGGTGGCAGAGGAGATTCTTCGCAAAATCGCCTGACTTGACGGGCTCTACGCTCTTTGGGGCGAGATGGAGGTTATCGCTTTTATCGCGGCCATCGAGAAGAGAACCTCCAGCAGACTCGCGAGAACGAACGCTTCATAGTTGAAACGGTCTATACTGTTCGCATGGTATGCGATGGTCGCCACCGCTATGAGCAGTGTCAGGGGCATCGCCTGCGAAAATGCCAGAAGCATGGCATTTTTAAAGCCGCTGTGACGCACGAAAACGAGTGCCGAAACGAGACGCACGAAGATCATGATGGCCGTTATTATGACGGCCAGCATAACCAGACCCTCTTTCTGAAGCGCTTCGAGCGGAAAAGAGCTGCCGACATATATGAAGAAGATAGGTATGAGGAAGCCGAAACCGAAGCTGGAGAGCTTCGCCTCCAGATCCTCCTTGTGCGCAAAGAAGGTTGCTATAAATACACCGGCAATGAAGGCGCCGAACGCCACTTCCAGCCCCAGGTAGATCATGATTGCCAGCATAATGAAGAGCATCGCCATACTCAGGCGTATATCCTGCTCCTTCGTATCGAAGTAGGGCATCATCAGGTTTCTGATCTCCGGATACCACCAGAACAGCAGATGGAGCATATAGTAAAAGAGGACCAGAAGGAGAATGAAGGCTGCAAGTATGGTGATCTTCGAGAAGAATTCGAAGCCTATGCCGTAATGTATCCCGGCACTTGCGAGAGTGAGGACTATGATGCTTACCAGCTCTCCCAGTATACCTATGGTTATCGTAAGCTTTATCCAAGGGGTATCTTTTCCGTACTCTTTTGAAAGTGCGGCTATTATTCCGACCGATATGAGCGGAAATATGACCATGAATACAAAGCTCATTCCGAGCTGGTAGGCTATGAGTACGGAGAGTGCATAGAGCAGCCCTATATAGGCCGATCCGGCTTTGAGGGTAGCGGCATCGGTCTTCAGAAGCTTTTTGACGTTGACCTCGAGGCCTGCGACGAACATCAGGTAGAGAAAGCCGAATTCGGCTACAAGTTCGAAGAGTTTGTTATGCCCCTCTCCGAAGAGGCCGAACGCGCCCGCCGCCGCTCCGAGGACTATCTCTATGGGTGTTGTGGGGAAGTGCAGGATTCTCGCCAGAAAAGGGGCCACCCATATCAGAAGGGAGAGGGTGACAATGATCTGGACTTCAGTTGTCATGGCAGTCTGCGGCAATTTCGTAGCCGGCCGCTTCTATCATGCGGTGGTCACGCATGGGATCGCCGCCGGAGGTGGTTAGATAGTCGCCTATCACGATAGCGTCGGCCCCGGCTTCGAATATCTCCTGGTCACGCTCGCCGAAGGTTATCTGCCTGCCTCCGGCAATCATGATACGCTGTGAGGGGAGCATCCTTCTTGCGGTCCGTATCATCTCCAGCGCCTCTTCTATATCCATCGTATCTCTTCCAAGCGGCAGAGCTTCGTTGGGGTGATAGAAGTTGATCGGTACCGATACCGGCTCCAGAGACGCTATCGACTCCAGCAGGGAGATGCGCTCCTCCATGCTCTCTCCAAGGCCGAAGATTCCGCCGGTACAGAGGTTGAGATCCGCCTTTTTTACATTTTCACACGTTTCGTAACGCTCACCCCAGCCGTGGGTCGTGCATATTTCAGGGTAGAAATTTTCGGAGCACTCCAGGTTGTGGTTGTAGCTGCCGACACCGCTCGACTTTAGAGCCCTCAGCTGCCCTACGGTGGCGGTACCGTTGCATGCGATTATGTTGAGTTCGGGAACCGCCTTTTTGACAGCCTCGGCCGCTTCGCAGACGAAACGGAGCGTTTTGTCGTCAAGACCTTTGCCTGCGGTGACGAGACAGAAGCCGACGGCCGACCGGGTGCGTGCGGCTTTAGCCTCTTCGACTATCTTTTCGACCGGCTTGTGGTAGAAGCGCTCTATGGTTGCGCCGTAGCGCACACTCTGTGTGCAGAATCTGCAATCCTCCATGCAGTGGCCGCTGGAGATATTGCTGATGGCGCACAGAAAAATTTTCCTAGACATTTTCCAAAACTCTTTCGCATATTTTTTTATTATATTGCCATGCACTCTCTTTGATGCGCCTTTGGCAGTGGACCACCTCTACGACTTCAGGCTCTATTCTCAGCAGGACCGCTTCGCTTACCGGTTTGTTTCTCGCACAGACCTCGCCGGGGTTCAGAAAAAGCTTCCCCTCTTTTGTGCACTCCATGGAGAATTTGTGCGTATGGC
It encodes the following:
- a CDS encoding RecA protein — translated: MDIDPNKQKALDVAIKQIDKAFGKGALVRLGDKEIEPIEAISTGSLGLDMALGIGGVPRGRIIEIYGPESSGKTTLALQIISEAQKKGSICAFIDAEHALDVRYAKNLGVDVENLLVSQPDFGEQALDIVETVARSGAVDVIVVDSVAALTPKAEIEGDMGDTHVGLQARLMSQALRKLTGILHKMETTVIFINQIRMKIGTMGYGSPETTTGGNALKFYASVRVDVRRIATLKQGDNQIGNRVKAKVVKNKVAPPFRIAEFDIMFGEGISKEGEIIDYGVKLDIVDKSGAWFSYKETKLGQGRENAKQTLKDNPELAAEIEEEIKQALGIGSKMLEMSEEEIKSAGEE
- a CDS encoding enolase; protein product: MVFIDDIRADEVMDSRGNPTVRATVRLSDGSVADAIVPSGASTGKREALELRDGGERYMGKGVLTACENVNIKIADELIGMSPYNQSEIDAIMKEIDGTDNYGNIGANAVLGVSMATARAAAASLKMPLYRYLGGANALVMPTPMLNIINGGSHADNSVDFQEYMIMPVGFDEFSEALRASSEVYHNLKKILSEMGHSTALGDEGGFAPNLSSNEEPIEVIMKAIEKAGYRAGEQIAIALDVASSELVADGGYRLESENRTLSSEELVGYYEELVQRYPIVSIEDGLSEDDWDGWRVLTDRLGSKIQLVGDDLFVTNASILAEGIEKGVANSILIKPNQIGSVSETMQTVRLAQRNGYTCVMSHRSGESEDAFIADFAVALGTGQIKTGSTARSERIAKYNRLLAIERELGYFEYLGKELFG
- a CDS encoding NA+/H+ antiporter (napA), putative, which translates into the protein MTTEVQIIVTLSLLIWVAPFLARILHFPTTPIEIVLGAAAGAFGLFGEGHNKLFELVAEFGFLYLMFVAGLEVNVKKLLKTDAATLKAGSAYIGLLYALSVLIAYQLGMSFVFMVIFPLISVGIIAALSKEYGKDTPWIKLTITIGILGELVSIIVLTLASAGIHYGIGFEFFSKITILAAFILLLVLFYYMLHLLFWWYPEIRNLMMPYFDTKEQDIRLSMAMLFIMLAIMIYLGLEVAFGAFIAGVFIATFFAHKEDLEAKLSSFGFGFLIPIFFIYVGSSFPLEALQKEGLVMLAVIITAIMIFVRLVSALVFVRHSGFKNAMLLAFSQAMPLTLLIAVATIAYHANSIDRFNYEAFVLASLLEVLFSMAAIKAITSISPQRA
- a CDS encoding thiol peroxidase, Tpx-type, translating into MATTKLKGNEVKLAGNEVNVGDKAPEVTVVNAEGLADKKVGGAQDKVQLLVVVPSLDTPVCAAETRKFNEKAAEIEGVDTTVISMDLPFAAGRFCSAEGIENLTVASDFRNKDFANAYGVLIAEGPLAGVTCRAIFVVDRDGKITYKQIVPEITEEPEYEEALEAAKAAAAK
- a CDS encoding TsaD/Kae1/Qri7 protein, required for threonylcarbamoyladenosine t(6)A37 formation in tRNA produces the protein MILSIESSCDDSSVAVTEIETKELVFHRKISQESEHAKYGGVVPELASRLHAVDLPKLLEEAKPYLDDLKAVAVTNEPGLSVTLLEGVAMAQALSIAKGLPIIAVNHLKAHIYSLFIEKETSFPMLVLLISGGHTMVVDVRGFEDMRVVASTMDDSFGESFDKTAKMMGLGYPGGPLVEALAAKGDPNRFKMPIPLRHSPKIAFSYSGIKNAVRLLVEEHSPLDERTKADIAAAFQRAAIEHLLQKCRKIFKELRPDDFAIVGGASANMAVREAFLNLCGEFGANLHLAELKYCSDNAAMVGRYALDAFEREIFADAMTIGVSPRNGSF
- a CDS encoding UDP-N-acetylenolpyruvoylglucosamine reductase; protein product: MKSRRVDFSKFSSIKIGPVADVLVLEKGDEIPGGRMLIGHANNLLVSPAPPPLMMLGKDFDYIRPEERGLAIGAATPTGKILSFCKKHDIGGFEYLAKLPGTLGGALAMNAGVKSYETFNRLIEVTTDKGRFEKERIEHGYRFANLPGVALEALFKTESGFDSALAEDLLRLRRGQPVEPSAGSAFKNPPGDYAGRLIEAVGLKGRRVGDMAWSAQHANFLVNLGNGSFDEAMTLIEMARSEVRKRFGIDLQLELKIV
- a CDS encoding flagellar biosynthesis protein FliQ gives rise to the protein MEAQFIALGVETLKVALILSLPMLLAGLIAGLAISIFQATTQINEMTLSFIPKIIVVALVMIITMPWMMNTMIDFTTRLFDMIKDFAF
- a CDS encoding putative periplasmic protein, whose translation is MRYTLFLTIFSIVTLLYARENPFKRVIDNTVLPLASNEVKKAPPFKSSKISLPNDARVLTSVVIYYQSLDGSIKKLVTPVDRSIDWHKPIYISQSFKSVSPAGSKKAERAVKRHKKREERKGPSRESGKLFKPLPFLSLEVGEKSVKIVTKDRKIRSFHLSRPFKIALDFKRRAGFLTKRISLSKPPFKAIEIGNHDGYYRVVLTLDAPYRYRVVESGDGYIVKLP
- a CDS encoding shikimate kinase I, which encodes MGISSSCPENIVLIGFMGSGKSTVGRLLARRSGRYFLDADALIESQQGRPIPEIFAKEGEGFFRALERESAEWMAECVRGTVISTGGGMPIVTKRLRDIGRVVYLKIAFEKILERIPHSELQKRPLFSERKSAEALFMEREKIYGELAEIVVDASAPPEAVAEEILRKIA
- a CDS encoding menaquinone via futalosine step 4, whose product is MSSEQQRELTPGTIKIAHSPDADDIFMYYAVKFGWISTPAPFENKALDIETLNEAALEGSYEVSAVSFAIYPRIRDDYALLRTAVSFGEGYGPKLIKPKGKRLRRNFRVALSGRHTTNAMLFKIAYPEARIVYKNFLEIEDAVLSGEVDAGVLIHESILDFDDSLEVERELWDIWLDLAKEELPLPLGGMALRRSIPLTRAIEIEDALIKAVDVANRHRAILAKMLLERNLVRIDAETLDNYLDLYANDRSVTMDERQIEALDRLFKIGYEHGFYECPIEAADFMIPHEYREARYS
- a CDS encoding biotin synthase, which gives rise to MSRKIFLCAISNISSGHCMEDCRFCTQSVRYGATIERFYHKPVEKIVEEAKAARTRSAVGFCLVTAGKGLDDKTLRFVCEAAEAVKKAVPELNIIACNGTATVGQLRALKSSGVGSYNHNLECSENFYPEICTTHGWGERYETCENVKKADLNLCTGGIFGLGESMEERISLLESIASLEPVSVPINFYHPNEALPLGRDTMDIEEALEMIRTARRMLPSQRIMIAGGRQITFGERDQEIFEAGADAIVIGDYLTTSGGDPMRDHRMIEAAGYEIAADCHDN